AGCCTGGGGGGTCATCACCGGTGCCGGCCCCGGCATCATGGAGGCCGGCAACAAGGGAGCCGGACTCGATGCTTCCTTCGGCGTCAATATCCGGTTGCCATTCGAGTCGGACGCCAATCAACATATCGAGAACGACCGGGTCATCAACTTCAAGTACTTCTTCACCCGCAAGCTCGGATTTGTGAAGGAGTCGCATGCCTTCGCCCTGTTCCCGGGCGGTTTCGGGACCATGGATGAGACATTCGAACTCCTGACATTGATCCAAACCGGCAAGAGCGATCTCCACCCGATCGTCCTGCTCGAGGCGGAAGGCAACTCATACTGGGAGGAATGGCAGCGTTTCGTCGAGGAAAACCTCGTCGCCAACGGCATGATCACGGTCGACGACCTCAGCCTGTACAAGATCACGAGCAATCCCCTTGAAGCTGCCGACGAGATCTGTCGGTTCTACGCCAACTACCAGTCACAGCGCTATGTGAAAGGCATGCTGGTCCTGCGAATGAACCATGCACCCGACGAAGCCCAACTCCAGCGCCTCAACGATGACTTCTCCGACATCCTCGTGGACGGCGAGATCAGCGTCATTCCTGCCACCGAGGCGGAAATCGCCGACGCGGACTCGGTCGATGCCGGACGGGTTTCCCTCCATTTCGATCGCAGAAGCTTCGGGCGACTCAGAAAGCTCATCGACGCACTCAACGATCTGGTCGACACAACTCCCCACGAGATTCATCTCCCACCCCCATATCGGGACGAACTTCCCGAGCGACCCTGGTAGCTCCCCGCCTCTCGGCGGGCGGTGAGCGGCTACCATTACGCCGGTGCGTGAGATTCTTTCAGACCTCGTGGCAGAGCAACAATCGCTGGACCAGTTTCTCCAGCGCGTAGCCATCCGGGATTGGGATCGCCCCAGTTCGGCTGCAGGCTGGTCGATTCGCGACACCGTCAGTCATCTGGCCACCTTTGAGGAGTACGCATACAACGCGCTGGCGGAAGGCGGATCACGGCAATCGGAAGCCAACGCCTATCCCACCGACGAGGATTTCACCCTGGCGGGCGTTCTACCCGGCCGAGCCATGCGAGCTCAAGACGTCATCGAATGGTGGCGTGGGGCGAGAGCCAAAGTAATCGAAGAGCTGTCGAGGATCGCCCCCACCGTCCGCGTCCCGTGGTTCAAAGCCGACATGAGCGCCCGGACGTTCGCGACGGCCCGTCTGATGGAGACCTGGGCCCACGGCCTCGACATATACACCTCCGTCGGCGAGGAGTGCGAAGACACCGTCAGATTGCGCCATATCGCCTGGCTGGGTTGGAAATCGCTGCCGTACGCCTTCGAGTTGGCCGGTGAGGAGTACTCCAAGCCGGTGCGGATCGAAGTCCTAGGCCCGCAGTGGTCGAAATGGATCTTCGGACCGGAGGACACCGACCAGGTGATCAAAGGCCAGGCCGGCGAGTGGTGCCGGGTCGCCGTGCAACGCATGAATGCCACCCAGGCGGGTTCCCTCAAAGCCCAGGGCGAGATCGCCGAAACCGCGCTGCGGGTCGCCCGCGCCTACATGTGATCCCCGTGTTTCCTCGTCTGATCGGCATGGTTCACCTCGATCCCCTTCCGGGTGCTCCCGGGTTCAGGGACAACTTCGATGCCGTTGTCACCGCCGCTATCAAGGACGCCGAGACCCTCAAGGCGGCCGGGTTCGATGGCCTGATGATCGAGAACTTCGGAGACGTGCCGTTCTTCGCCGAACGCGTGCCAAACATCACTGTGGCCTCCATGACCGCGGCCACCCAAGCCATTTCCGCCGCCGTTGACCTCCCGTTCGGCATCAACGTCCTCAGGAACGATGGCGATGCAGCCCTCTCGATTGCGGCGGTCACCGGCGCCTCCTACATCCGGATCAATGTGCTTTCCGGTTCGATGCAGACCGACCAGGGTCTGATCACAGGCCGGGCGGCTGAACTCGCCCGCCTGCGCCGTTCCCTGGGGGTCGAGGTAGGGATCTTCGCCGATGTCTTCGTCAAGCATGCCGCCCCGCCGGGTGGGCTTTCGATCGCCCAGGCGGCCGCCGACACATGGGAGCGGGGCCTCGCCGACGCACTGATCGTCTCAGGAGCAGGAACCGGCGAGGAACCGGACGTCGGTGATCTCCGCCGGGTTCATGTCGCAGTCCCCGACGCCCACTTGCTGGTCGGCTCCGGCGCCCGTATCGACAACGTGGCCGGGTTGCTCGAGACGGCCAACGGAATCATCGCAGGAACGGCTCTGAAACGAGACCACGTGACCACAGCACCGGTCGACCCGGATCAGGCGCGCGCCTTCGTCGAAGCCGCCTCCTGATCATGGAGCACATCGTCTATGAGCCGGACGGACGGATCGCCACACTGACGCTGGCGCGACCCGAAACCCGCAACGCCATCACCAACCCGGAGATGGTCGAAGAGGTCATGTCTGCCCTCCGTCATGCCGATGCCGATCCGGACATCGGCATCCTGATCATCACCGGCCAGGGCCCCGCCTTCAGTGCCGGAGGCAATGTCAAGGACATGCGGGCCGGTGTCGGCCTGTTCGAAGGCACCCCTGATGAGATAGCCGAGAAGTACCGGGCGTCGATCCAGCAGATCCCGCGCTTGATGCTGGGAACGGACCTGGTAACGATTGCGGCCGTGAACGGACCGGCGATTGGAGCAGGCTTCGATATCGCCCTGATGTGTGACCTGAGAATCGGATCGACCGAGGCGCGATTCGCGCACACCTTCATCGATCTTGGCATTGTCCCCGGTGACGGTGGGGCCTGGTTCCTCCCCCGCGTTGTCGGTTGGCAGCGGGCGGCCGAACTCGCTTTCACATCCCGCATCGTCACCGCGGAAGAGGCAGTCGAGATGGGAATCCTGCTCGAGATGGTGGAACCCGACGACGTTCTCCCCCGGGCGATGGTGATTGCCTTGCAGATCGCAGCTAAGCCACCTCATTCGGTGCGCCTGACCAAGCGCCTGCTTCGCCATGCCCGGTCGATGGAACTCGATGGATTCCTCGACATCTCGGCCGCTCTCCAGTCGGTTAGCCATCACACAGCAGACCACCGCGAAGCAGTGGAGGCCTTCTTCGAGAAGCGCCCGGGAGATTTCAAGGGTCGCTAGGCAGAGGGCCCAGGGTCGATGACCCGATCAACCGGCGGCCTCCCCTCCTGCGGGCGGAACACCTTCCGAGATCTTGCTTAATCCGGCCCCTGTGCCCGTTCCGTACTTAGGGCGTAACAGGAACAAACCAAGGAGGTCCTGATGAGACGCACATTGACCCTGGCCGTAGCCACCCTACTAGCGGTGAGCTTGCTGGCCATCCCGGTATCCGCCAAAGGAAACAAGGCGCCCGCCGGCCCCACCATTGCCCAAATCACGGAGATGCCCGGTTTCAGCACTCTGAACTTCGCGCTGAACGCAACCGGCCTGTTCGACGTGCTGGATGGTGACGGTCAGTTCACGGTGTTCGCACCCACGGACGAGGCGTTCGCGGCACTCGAGAAAGCCAACCCGGGCATCACCGCCTACCTGGTCGCCAACCCGGAGGTCTTGACCGACGTGCTCCTCTACCACGTGACCGACGGCCGCCGCTGGTCGAACAGCGTCATCAACAGGAACAACTCGAAGTCGATCGAGATGCTCAATGGGGGCTACGTGTGGGCGAACCCAACTGTCACCCTCACCGATAGCGACTCACTCGGCATCGGAAGCCCGGACGCAAGCATTGCTTCCCCCAACATCAATGCCAGCAATGGAGTCGTCCACGTCATCACGCAGGTGCTGATCCCCTGACCCCGCCCGACACGGAGAGAATCCACGAAGCCCGGGAGTCACCTCCCGGGCTTCGCTCTATGAATTGCCCGGCGGGCCTGATCGGGAATCCCCGCCTCACTGGACGCAAAACTCGTTGCCCTCTGGATCTTGCATCACTACCCATCGTTCCCCGCTCTCGGCGAACTCGCCCACGACTGCACCACCTGCTCCAACGAGGAGCTCGACGTGGGCATCCACGCGGCTCCTGCGGTCTCCCGGGTCTGCATCGCCACCGCCCCCGATGTTGATATCGAGGTGCAGCCGGTTCTTCGCCAACTTCTCCTCTGGTACCTTCTGGAAGAAGAGACGCGGGCCACGGCCCGCCGGATCGATCAGTGCCCCACGCGCATCCCACTGATCTTGGGGGATCCCTTCGGCGGCCGCCCACTCTTGCCACGACGCGAATCCAGGTAGCGGAGGTTGTTGAACGTACGCGAGGGCCAGCGCCCAGAATTCCACCAGGAGATTCACATCGTTTGCGTCGATCGTCACCTGAAATCCGTTCGCCATGGCTTCCTCACTCCTTGTGCACAGTGAACCCGATCTTCGTGAGCAATCTCAGGAAAGCCGTGGCCGGATCCTTGAAGTTGGCCGATCTGAGCACATCATCGAAATCGCTCATGAACGCCGTCATTTGTTCAACGATATGCGACAGCGAGATGGTGTGGAGGTCGACGTCGGAGGTCCGCCCGAACGCGACCAGGCGGGTCCGTACGGTGGCACCGCTGCAACTCGGCGTCACGGCCACACCATGCGTCGCCACCTCATGCACTACGGATTCCAGATCGCAGCCGTATACCCACGCCACTCGCCGGATGACCGCGTGAAGGACCTGGTGAGTCGCGAGGCCCGGATTGAACTCGGCCTCACCCTGTTTCACCTCACCGATGATCACGTCGATCTGATTGTCTTCCAGGCGCAACGCAGGATCCAAGATCAACAGCATGCGCCCTTCGGCGGTGTCGCCGGCATCGGCCGCGTAGATGTCGCCCGGAAACCGCAGTGCAAGGATGTCCACGTCGGTGAGGGTCCGGTAGGTCCCGTCCTTCGCCCTCCCCTGTATGTCGAACTCGCTGAGGGTGAGGTACCCGTTCAGGCGGAGGTATGACTCCACCAGGTTGACTGCAACGTCCATGGGGACATTCTGCACCATGCGGCGGGCACCGAGATCAAATGCCTGGCATACCGATGTTGCGCCACCCATCATCAACGCCCCAACGTGTCCTCACAAAGGGCCGAATTAGAGCCGACGACTCATGTACATAGGGTGGTCTCTGTGCCACCTTATGTAACGCGCGGGCTATTGCTGCGACTTAGCCTGGGACGCACAAGGAGGGCGCAAGTGTTGGAAGGCATGCTGGAGCGGATGTGGGAACGGGACGAGGCGCTCGCCCGTCACGGATTCCGGGTTGCTACCTTCGCGACGGCCCTCGCCCAACACCTCGATGCCCCTCCGGAGATGATCGACCGTCTCCGCATCGCAGCCATGATCCACGATATCGGAAAACTCCGACTCGACCCGCTCATCATCGCCAAGCCGGGACCGCTCAACGAAGCGGAGTGGCACGAGATGCGCAAACACCCAGAGCATGGGTTCGAGATGGTGAAGGGATACGTCCATCCAGATATCTGCGGAGTCCTGCTTGCCCACCACGAACGCTACGACGGCGTCGGCTACCCGTTCAATCGGGCCGGCACCGACATCCCCCGTGGTGCCCGCATTCTCCTCGTCGCCGACGCCTTCGACGCGATGACCAGCGACCGGCCGTACCAGCCGCCGATGCCCATCGCCGACGCCCTGAGAGAACTCGAGGAAAACGCAGGATCGCAATTCGACCCCAACGTGGTCGAGGCGATGCTGGACTTGTCCGCCAACGGGCGGCTCCGGACCGCTCACGCGGTCAAGATCTCCGCCTGATACCACCCGACCCCGAGGCGTAGCCACCAGCAGTTTCTGCGCAATGCAATGTATTGCCACGCGCCACAGCATTGCGGAGAAACAGCGCGGGGTTTTCTGCGCAATGCAATGTCTTGCCACGCGCCACAGCATTGCGGAGAAAATACGTCGGTGGGGGTCGCTACCGTGACGGCGTGCTGGATCTGTTCTCCCCTGCAACGCGAGCATGGTTTGAGGCATCGTTCGCGGCGCCCACCGATGCACAACGAGACGGCTGGCCGGCCATCGCAGACGGCCGGCATACGCTCATCCACGCCCCGACCGGGTCCGGCAAGACCCTGGCCGCCTTCCTCTGGACCCTCGACCGCATCCTCCACGAACCAATCCCTCCCGCCAAGGAACGTTGCAGGGTCCTTTACATCTCTCCCCTCAAGGCACTCGCCTACGACATCGATCGCAACCTCCGGGCACCGCTGATTGGAATCCAGCATGCAGCCCGGCGCCTGGGCCTCGATCCCCTGCCGGACATAACGACGTTCATCCGCACCGGCGACACTCCTGCAGACGAACGACGGCGGATGGAGCGGCACCCGCCCGATGTTCTCATCACGACTCCCGAGTCTCTCTACCTTCTCTTGACCTCCCAGGCCCGGGCTGCCCTTCGCTCGGTGCGATGGGTGATCGTCGACGAGGTCCATGCAGTCGCCGGCACCAAGCGCGGGACCCATCTGGCTCTGTCCCTGGAACGCCTCGAGGAGATCACAGCCATCTCACCGCAACGCATCGGCCTCTCAGCCACCCAGCGCCCTCTGGAAGTGATCGGATCGTTCCTCGGCGGTGGGACTGTCGATGGAGGTACGTGGACACCCCGTCCCGTGCATCTGATCGACGTCCCGGGCGACAAGGCGCTCGAACTCGAGCTGGTAGTGCCGGTCGAAGACATGACCGCCGTCACCGTGACGCCACCCACCCCCCTGGGCGTGTACGACGGCCCTGCACAACTCCCACCGGCCAGAACATCGGTGTGGACGGCTATTTACCCAACTCTCCTCGAGCACATTCGTAGCCACCAGTCGACGATCGTGTTCGCCAACAGCAGAAGGCTCGCCGAGCGTATTTGTGACGAACTCAACCGCCTCGCCGGCGAAGAGGTAGCCAGGGCACACCACGGATCCGTGTCCCGCGAGCAGCGGGTCCAGATCGAGGAGATGCTCAAGAAGGGTGAACTCCCGGCAGTCGTAGCAACATCCTCACTGGAACTCGGCATCGACATGGGCGCCGTCGATCTCGTCCTGCAGATCGAATCGCCCACCTCCGTCGCCAGCGGGCTTCAGCGGGTCGGCCGGGCCGGCCACCAGGTTGGGGCGGCTTCCCGCGCCAAGATCTTCCCTAAGTACCGGGGGGACCTCCTGGTCGCCACCGTCGTGGTCGACCGCATGCTCGAGCGCGCGGTTGAGTCGACCCGGATCCCGCGCAGCCCGCTCGACGTCCTGGCGCAGCACATCGTGGCGATGGCCGCCAAGGACGAATGGGGTGTTGACGAACTGTTCTCACTAGTGCGACGCGCCGCACCTTATGCCGAACTCGGACGTGGCCCATTCGAGGCGGTACTCGACATGCTCTCGGGTCGATACCCATCTGAGCTCTTCTCCGATTTGCGCCCTCGAATCGACTGGGATCGCGTCGCCAACACCATCGTGGGTCGTCCGGGTGCCCTGCAATTGGCAGTACAGAATCCGGGCACGATCCCCGACCGTGGCCTCTATACCGTGCACCTTCCTGATGGCGCCAGGGTTGGCGAACTCGATGAGGAGATGGTCTACGAGTCGAGAGTGGGCGACGTCTTCATCCTGGGCGCGTCCACCTGGCGAATCAACGAGATCACCGCCGACCGGGTCGAGGTCGTTCCTGCTCCCGGAGAGTCGGGCGCAACGATGCCTTTCTGGCACGGGGACATGCTCGGGAGAACAATCGAGACGGGACGTGCGCTCGGAGAATTCACTCGCGTCGTCGGCGCCCTCGACCGCCCCGAAGCCGAACGCACGCTCGCCGACCGGTACCACCTCGATGAATTGGCCGCTTCGAACCTCGCCGGATACCTGCAGGAAGAACTCGAAGCAACGGGCCACCTCCCCTCGGACGAAACGATCGTCGTCGAACGCTTCCGCGACGAGATCGGGGATTGGCGGTTGGTCTTGCTTTCGCCGTTCGGCGCCAGAGTGCATGCGCCGTGGGCAATGGCGCTCACCGGCCGGTTTCGTCAGACACTCGGCCGCCAGGTCGACGTCATCTGGGGCGACGACGGCATCGCACTCCGGTTTCCCGACCAGGACGACATTCCGACCGCGGCGGATCTGCTGATCGATCCGGACGAAATCGAAGCCGAGCTGGTGGATCACCTGGCGGACTCAGCCATGTTCGCCGCTCGCTTCAGGGAGGCGGCGGCGCGATCGCTCCTGCTCCCGCGCCGCCGGCCCGGCAAACGGACGCCACTGTGGCTCCAGCGAAGGCGGGCCGGCAATCTGCTGGGGGTAGTGCGCCAATTCGGATCGTTCCCCATCGTTCTCGAGACCTACCGGGAGATCCTCCAGGACGACTTCGATGTTCCGGCACTGATCGAGCTGCTCGGTGAACTCCGCTCGCGGGCGATCCGTGTTGTTGAGGTAGAGCTAGATTCCCCCAGTCCCTTCGCCTCCTCTCTCCTCTTCGAGTTCGTCGCCTCTTTCTTGTATGAGGGTGACACGCCTCTGGCCGAACGCAGGGCGGCCGCCCTCACCCTCGACCGCCAGCTCCTGGGCGAACTGCTCGGTGAGGGAGAACTTCGCCAGCTGCTGTCGCGCGATGTCATCGCGACCATCGAGTTGGAGCTGCAACGCCTTGCTCCGGGGTATCAGGCAACCGGCGCCTCCGGAGCGCACGACCTTCTCCGCCAGCTCGGTCCATTGACGGCCGACGAGCTCACCGCCCGCCTCACAGACGATGATCCGGTACCGCTCCTGGCGGATCTCCAATCCAGGAACCAGGTCATCCCGATCCAACACGGTGGCATCGGTCGCTGGGCTGCCATCGAAGACGCAGGGCGGCTGCGAGACGCCATCGGGGTCCAACCTCCGGTTGGAGTTCCGCATGTGTTCCTGGATCCGGTTGAAGACCCGCTCGGCGACGTGGTTGCCCGCTATGCCAGGACCCACGGGCCGTTCTCGACAGAAGCGGCGTCAACCGCGCTCGGCCTGCCAACCGCGGTTGTCGCCACCGCCCTGGCGAAGCTCGAGGAATCCGGACGGGCGGCCAGGGGCGCCTTCCGGGCGGAAGGCTCTGAGCGGGAATGGGTTGACACCGAAGTGCTTCGGAGGATCAAGCGACGCTCGCTGGCAGCCCTTCGCTCGGAGATCGAACCGGTGGATCCTGCGGCCATGGCCGCATTCGCCCTCACCTGGCACGGCGTTGGAGGCGACCGAAGGTCAACCGACCGCCTGGTCGAGACCGTCCACCAGCTGCAGGGGTTTCCACTACCTGCCTCCGTGCTCGAAACCGACATCCTTCCGGCACGTATGCGATACCAGCCGGCGATGCTCGATCAACTCATGCTGGCCGGGAACATCGTGTGGGTGGGACACGGTTCGCTCGGACCGCGAGATGGGAAATTGTCGCTCTACTTCCGTGATCAGCTCTCCAAGCTGGCCCTCCCCCGAACGGTCGATTTCGAGACCACCGCGATGCACGACACCATCCTCGACTTGCTGCTCCGCCGAGGTGCTTCGTTCTTCCCGGCGATCTATGAGTCGGCCGGTGGCGGCGACCCTGCACTGGTCGGCGAGGCGTTGTGGGATCTCGTCTGGCGCGGACTGGTCACGAACGACACCCTCGCTCCGGTCCGGTCTCTTGCGGCCCGCAAGCGCACCGCCGCCCGGCGCGGAACACGGTCCCCGACCTTTGCGCCCTCCACCACCGGACGCTGGTGGTTGGTCTCCGAGGCGGTGGACGACAATATCCCGGACACGCTCAAGAGCGCAGCCTGGACTGAGGTACTGCTCGAAAGGCACGGCGTAGTAACCAGGGATGGCACCTCGGCCGAGGCGGTCGCCGGCGGATTCACCCGCTTCTATCCGATCCTTCGTCAGATGGAAGACATCGGAAAGATCCGGCGCGGCTACTTCGTAGAGGGAATGGGTGGAGCACAGTTTGCCCTGCCGGGAGCAGTCGATCGCCTTCGAGCGGCAAACGACGCCACCCGGGCCCTAGCCGCCACAGATCCGGCCAACCTCTATGGAGCGGCCATCCCCTGGCCCGACCATCCGCTTGCCCGTCCCGCACGATCGGCGGTCTCATGGGTCGTCATCGCATCCGGGGCACTCGTGGCGTATGTGGATCGCCGGCGCCTCTTTACCTACGGCACCGTCGATGCCCCAACCGCACGGGCCATCGAGCAGATCGGGAGGCGGCGAGGACGAATGACCATCAACGAGATCGACGGCGAGGCATCGGCGCTCACCCCACTCGGAACCCTCCTCCAGGATTACGGGTTCGCAATGACCCCGCGTGGCCTGGCCTATCGGGGAAACAAGTAGTACTACGTCTGATCGCCCAGGGCACGAAGCTGATCGAACGTGAAGATACCGGTATGGTGCCCGTCCGGACTGAACGTGAAGTTGATGCCGTAGCTTCCGACCAATCGCGCTTCGGCGATCGTGGTCGCCATGACCAGCCTGATCCTTCCCTGCTCAGACTGAGTTGCGCAGTCCGCACAGGTACAGGCGTCTCTGAGTTGACGAGCCGTGAGTGTCTGATTCGCTCCGCCGGGCCAATCAACGACGACACGGGCGCCATCCTCGATCTCGATTCGTTCCGGCGTCTCCACGGCCGACAACGCTAGTACCGTGCCGGCATGACCTCACACACCATCACGGTCCGGGCAGGACATCCGGACTTCCTCGATCTCGAGTGGGATCGTTCGATCGTTGAATGGTCGACCGATCGTATCGTTGACCTCCCGAAGGGCATCTCCCGGCACGAGGTGCGATTCGTCGTCTACGCGGAAGGGACGTACGTCGTCAAAGAACTCCCGCGCCGGGCGGCCCGGCGCGACTACACGGTGCTGCGTGAACTGGAGGGCACCGGCGTCAAGGCGGTTCTTCCTGTCGGGCTGGTCGAGGATCGGTCGGATGATCCAAACGATGAGCGCTCGGCCGCCCTCATCACCCGCTACGCCGATTTCTCTTTCTCCTATCGCGAACTCCTCGAAGGACCGGGGTTTGGTCCCCGCCGCAAGCAGATGCTCGACGCCTTCGCCTGGCTGCTGGTCGAGTTGCACCTCATCGGGTGTTTCTGGGGCGACTGCTCTCTTTCGAACGTCCTCTATCGATACGACGCCGATGCCATCGAGACCATCATGGTCGACGCGGAGACGGCCGAACTCCACGATGAACTGAGCGAAGGCCGTCGCCTCGAGGACCTGCAAATCATGATCGAGAACGTCGCAGGCGGTATGGCCGACATCGCAGCACTCCAGGGTTTCGACATCGACGAGGCCGACTACGAACTCGGCGAGGATGTGGCAGCTCGCTATCTGGCCTTGTGGACTGAAGTCAATCAGGAACTCGTGATTCCGCGTGATGAGCGCTTCCGCATTCGCGAACGAATCGAACGTCTCAATGATCTCGGCGTTACGGTCGACGAGGTAGAGCTCATCCCGGTCGGGGAAGAGCAGCATATGAAGGTGCACATCAAGATCGGAGTTCGGGATTTCCATGCCAGGGAGCTGGAAGAACTGACCGGGGTGCGGGCGCTCGAACAGCAAGCGCGCTACATCCTCGGTGATCTCCACTATTTCCAAGCGCTGCAGGCACCGGACACGGACCGGGTGATCAACGCCATGAAGTGGCGCGTGCAGGAATTCCGGCCGATGATGAAGCGCCTGCGCGGGGCGACCAAGACCGCCGACCCCATCCAGGCGTACTGCGACATTTTGCACCACCGGTACATCTTGTCCAGCCTGGCCGGCCAGGATGTCGGAACGCAAGCCGCCGTCGACGATTGGTTCGCGGCAGGCGAACCGGGCTATCCGCTCGACACTTCACCGACCTAGCGGGTCGACAATCAGGTCAGGCTGCCTCCGGCCCCGATGACGCCACCATCAACCGGCAAGTTGACCCCGGTAATCCAGGAGGCGGCCTCCGAGGCGAGGAATAACACCGCGTTGGCCACATCTTCCGGCTCTCCCAACCTGCCGAGTGGATGGGTCGCGGCCGCCGCTTCTTCTCCGCCGACCCACAGAGCGGCCGACAAGCGGGTCTTGACGACGGCTGGAGACACCGCGTTCACCCGCACGTTGGGCGCCATTTCAAAGGCTAGTTGTTGCGTCGTGAAGATCAGTGCTGCCTTCGAAATGTTGTAGGCACCGAGAACCGCAGTCGGGCGCATGCCGCCCACCGAGGCAACGTTGATGATCGACCCGCCGTGCTCGTGCATCCACTGATTGAAGGCAGCCCGGGCCCACAGGATGGGACCCAGCTGGTTGACCGACCAGGTCTTTTCGAGAGCTCCGAGCTCGACGTCTACCAGATTGCCGGCCGCCGGATTGGTACCGGCGTTGTTGACGAGGATGTCGCAGGCCCCGAACGTCTCGATGGCTCCTTTCACCGTCGATTCGGCATGCTCTGCATCGTCAGCGCGGGCGACCATCGTGACCAGCCGGTCGCCGAGGCCCGTTGCCGCGCTGATGCTCGTCCGAGCCTCCGCCAGGTTCTCTTCCCGGCGCCCTGTGATGATGACGCCGCGCGCCCCGCTGTTGAGGAATTCGGTCGCAATCGATTCGCCTATCCCCCGGCTGGCTCCGGTGACCACCGCTACCTTGTCGTCAATTCGTACATCCATGTGTTCCTCCTCGGTCGTTCGTTCAGAGTTCAGTGGCCACCGCGCCGCACGCCTCCATATTTCATCCGGGTATCTCTGACGGAGGCGACGACCGCGTCGGGATCCGGTTGGCCTGCGTCGACGATCTCACCAATGAAGAACGTATGGGTTCCACAATCGACCTCTTTCCACAGTTGGAGGTCCATCCACGCAACGGCTTCTTCGAAGATCGGGGAGCCGGTCACACCTGCCCGAATCGCCCGGCCGTTGAGCGTCATGCCCTCTTTGACTGCCGGTTTCGAGAACTTGACGAACGTCCGGGTGTCCTCGGCCGACCAGAGGTTGATCGAAAAGCACCGACCGTCGGTGATCAAGCGATGGGTCACGGCCTTCTTGTCGACTCCGATGCCGACCAGAACCGGCTCCATAGCCACCTGCGTTATCCAACTCGTGGTCATTGCGTTCCACTCGTCGCCGGCGTGCGAGCCGACGAGGGCCAACGCAGTGGGAATGCTCCATGTCACCTTGTTGACGAGTTCCGCCTGTAGGTCCGCCATAGGTCCTCCTGCCATTTCGTGGTATGCCATCGCCTGGCGTAGCCAGGTCGCCTAATCTTCCCTGGTGCATATTCTGATCGCCACCGCCGGTGCTCTTCCCGCCGCCCGTGTCGCGGCTCTGGTCGCCACCCTGGCCCACGACGAACAGCACGTCTCGGTCATGACGGTCATCGAGGTCCCACTGTCGTTCCTGGACGATCTCGAAACCGGCGAGTGGCGCCCGTTCGACGATGGTACCGAAGGTGCCGCCGAGGTCCACACCCAACTCGTCAAACGGTACGTCGAGGAACGCGGGGTCCGCCTGGTCGAACCGGTGGTGGCGGCTTTGCGCACACACGGTATTTCGGCAGACACCATTCTCGAAGAGGGCAGCGACGCCGGTGAAGTGATTGTGCGTGTGGCCGGCGAACGGTCCGCGGACATGATCGTAATGGGAGCAACCAGACCCATCTTCGATGAGAACGTATGGAGCAGCGTCTCCGTCAAAGTCATGCAGCGGTCTCCCATCCCGCTGGTGTTGGTTCCGGGCGTTTCGCGAACCTTCGATGACGTTGAACGCGACGAACGGCGCCGTGTGATCGACGAACAGACCGGCTGAGCGTCACGGAATAGCGAGTTCGATCGTCGCTCCGCAGTAACCCTCGACCGAATCCCGGGCACCTACGACCACGATCGTGACGCCGTCCGGTATCGGGACTCCACTCAACGAGCGTGTGAACGGCTGCTCAGTTTCGTGCGGGTGCTCCAGGATGCGGGTTCCGAGCGCCGTTCCCTCG
The sequence above is drawn from the Acidimicrobiia bacterium genome and encodes:
- a CDS encoding DEAD/DEAH box helicase, which codes for MLDLFSPATRAWFEASFAAPTDAQRDGWPAIADGRHTLIHAPTGSGKTLAAFLWTLDRILHEPIPPAKERCRVLYISPLKALAYDIDRNLRAPLIGIQHAARRLGLDPLPDITTFIRTGDTPADERRRMERHPPDVLITTPESLYLLLTSQARAALRSVRWVIVDEVHAVAGTKRGTHLALSLERLEEITAISPQRIGLSATQRPLEVIGSFLGGGTVDGGTWTPRPVHLIDVPGDKALELELVVPVEDMTAVTVTPPTPLGVYDGPAQLPPARTSVWTAIYPTLLEHIRSHQSTIVFANSRRLAERICDELNRLAGEEVARAHHGSVSREQRVQIEEMLKKGELPAVVATSSLELGIDMGAVDLVLQIESPTSVASGLQRVGRAGHQVGAASRAKIFPKYRGDLLVATVVVDRMLERAVESTRIPRSPLDVLAQHIVAMAAKDEWGVDELFSLVRRAAPYAELGRGPFEAVLDMLSGRYPSELFSDLRPRIDWDRVANTIVGRPGALQLAVQNPGTIPDRGLYTVHLPDGARVGELDEEMVYESRVGDVFILGASTWRINEITADRVEVVPAPGESGATMPFWHGDMLGRTIETGRALGEFTRVVGALDRPEAERTLADRYHLDELAASNLAGYLQEELEATGHLPSDETIVVERFRDEIGDWRLVLLSPFGARVHAPWAMALTGRFRQTLGRQVDVIWGDDGIALRFPDQDDIPTAADLLIDPDEIEAELVDHLADSAMFAARFREAAARSLLLPRRRPGKRTPLWLQRRRAGNLLGVVRQFGSFPIVLETYREILQDDFDVPALIELLGELRSRAIRVVEVELDSPSPFASSLLFEFVASFLYEGDTPLAERRAAALTLDRQLLGELLGEGELRQLLSRDVIATIELELQRLAPGYQATGASGAHDLLRQLGPLTADELTARLTDDDPVPLLADLQSRNQVIPIQHGGIGRWAAIEDAGRLRDAIGVQPPVGVPHVFLDPVEDPLGDVVARYARTHGPFSTEAASTALGLPTAVVATALAKLEESGRAARGAFRAEGSEREWVDTEVLRRIKRRSLAALRSEIEPVDPAAMAAFALTWHGVGGDRRSTDRLVETVHQLQGFPLPASVLETDILPARMRYQPAMLDQLMLAGNIVWVGHGSLGPRDGKLSLYFRDQLSKLALPRTVDFETTAMHDTILDLLLRRGASFFPAIYESAGGGDPALVGEALWDLVWRGLVTNDTLAPVRSLAARKRTAARRGTRSPTFAPSTTGRWWLVSEAVDDNIPDTLKSAAWTEVLLERHGVVTRDGTSAEAVAGGFTRFYPILRQMEDIGKIRRGYFVEGMGGAQFALPGAVDRLRAANDATRALAATDPANLYGAAIPWPDHPLARPARSAVSWVVIASGALVAYVDRRRLFTYGTVDAPTARAIEQIGRRRGRMTINEIDGEASALTPLGTLLQDYGFAMTPRGLAYRGNK
- a CDS encoding DUF971 domain-containing protein; the protein is METPERIEIEDGARVVVDWPGGANQTLTARQLRDACTCADCATQSEQGRIRLVMATTIAEARLVGSYGINFTFSPDGHHTGIFTFDQLRALGDQT
- a CDS encoding DUF4032 domain-containing protein, producing the protein MTSHTITVRAGHPDFLDLEWDRSIVEWSTDRIVDLPKGISRHEVRFVVYAEGTYVVKELPRRAARRDYTVLRELEGTGVKAVLPVGLVEDRSDDPNDERSAALITRYADFSFSYRELLEGPGFGPRRKQMLDAFAWLLVELHLIGCFWGDCSLSNVLYRYDADAIETIMVDAETAELHDELSEGRRLEDLQIMIENVAGGMADIAALQGFDIDEADYELGEDVAARYLALWTEVNQELVIPRDERFRIRERIERLNDLGVTVDEVELIPVGEEQHMKVHIKIGVRDFHARELEELTGVRALEQQARYILGDLHYFQALQAPDTDRVINAMKWRVQEFRPMMKRLRGATKTADPIQAYCDILHHRYILSSLAGQDVGTQAAVDDWFAAGEPGYPLDTSPT